TCGCCGCGTACTTCAGGAAGTCCACGGCGGCCTGGCGGTCGCGGGCGGCGATGCGCTGGACGACCTCCAGGTCGGTGACGGCGGCCTCGGCCGCCATGCCGGCCGACCAGTCCTGAAGGAAGGGCTTGGCCTCCATCGACAAAATGCTGGTCACCGACGGGGCGAGGTCGCCGCTGACGGGGTGGACGTAGTAGCGGGAACCCTTCTGGTGGATCGTGCGGACGCCTTCGGACATGGGCTCTCTTCTCTGTTTCAGGGCATGGAAAAGGCCCGTCCCCGGGGTCGGGACGGGCCACCGCGGAGTGCGGGGTCAGGCAGCGGCGAGCAGCGAGGGCAGGGTGTCCGAGTAGCCGGGCACCTCCGCCTCGACGCGGGCGTTCGCGGCCTGCTCGTCGGCCTCCCGCTCGTCCTCGGCCAGCGGGTCCGGGACGGGCGTGTAGATGAACAGCACGTTCTCGATCGCGGCGGCGGTGCGGTCGATCGCGTCGAAGCGGTCGCGCAGGGTCATGCGGGGGCCTCCAGGGCTTCGCGGATTCGGGCGTGGAAGTCGGAGAGCGAGCCGGTGTTCGGGACCACGTGGTCGGCGTGCTCGGGGCCGAGCTGTTCGCTCGGGTGGTCGCCGTCCGGGGCTCCCCGGTCGATGAACCACACCTCGAACCCGGCCGCGCGTAGGGCCTGCACCTCGTTGTCGAAGCGCACGTCCGTCACCACGACCGGCCGGCCGATCGCGGCGGCGGCGAGCAGACAGCGGGTGATCCAGAAGTCCGGGTCGACGTGGCGGCGGACGCCCTCGGTGCCGAGCCGCTGAAGGAACCGGCGCGCGGCAGGGAACCTGTCCTTGACCTCCTCCCAGCCGTAGCGGTCCACCGCCTCGGCCAGGTGCACCGGGGCCGGGGCGTTCACGCCCAGCAGCTCGGTGCCCACCACCGGGTCGACGTCGTACGCCATCGCCTTCAGCGGGTCGGCCAGGGCGAGCCGGGCGAACCCGTACTCCCGCAGCAGGTCGGCCGCCGTGTCCTTGCCGGATCTGGCCCTGCCGATCAGTGCGATGTTCTTCATCCCGGTTCGCTCCTTCGTACCCGGTGGTCTTCTCCGTCTCCGTTGAGCCAGCCCGGTTAACACCCGACCGGAAACGCGAAAAGGCCCCGCCCTCCCCGGGGTGGGGAAG
This is a stretch of genomic DNA from Kitasatospora fiedleri. It encodes these proteins:
- a CDS encoding deoxynucleotide monophosphate kinase family protein, whose product is MKNIALIGRARSGKDTAADLLREYGFARLALADPLKAMAYDVDPVVGTELLGVNAPAPVHLAEAVDRYGWEEVKDRFPAARRFLQRLGTEGVRRHVDPDFWITRCLLAAAAIGRPVVVTDVRFDNEVQALRAAGFEVWFIDRGAPDGDHPSEQLGPEHADHVVPNTGSLSDFHARIREALEAPA